Genomic window (Dyadobacter fanqingshengii):
CCCTCTTTTTGCTTGTGAACATATTTGGCATAATGATATTTATACTGCTCTTTTTGAGCATAGTAAGATGAAACGCCAGTTCCTAAAAACAACTTCGAATGAGCATTATGGATAAGATTATAACGGAGCCCCAGCGGAATTTCAATCATGGTGCATTCTCCATCAACTCCGTACGGCGTGTTATAATAAGTCACAATATCTTTCAGCTCATAGTCCTTTGCGTAAGCGTAATAATCCTTTCGGCTCCATATCACTCCGCTTTGCAGATAAAGCCGTGGCGATAAACCATATTCAATCAAAAGCGAAAATGCAGTCCCCGGCTTTGTATAATTTTTGAAACCAACCGTCGACAAATCCGGCGAATAACCCAGCCTGACCGCCCATTTGGCATAATCCTCTTTTACTTTTTCTGGCGCCTCAGGCGTTGTCGCAGCTGGGGCACTAAATGTTACAGCAGGGATTTCAGGCTGATTTTCCCAATTCAATGTGCGGCTCGATAAAGCTGCGGCTGAAATCAGTAACCGGACTTGTTCCTCGCTGATTTTATGTTCTATACTGTCTTCATTTACAGCATTATTTCCCAAAACTGATGCTTCTGTTTTGCTTTCGGCAATGTTGTTAATGGAAAAAGCCCCGTCGCCTCCCTTCCCTTTTGAGCGGTTAGGCTCTAAGTACACTCCGCCTGTCTTAGACTGGCTCCGGGGCAATTTTTTCCTGCGTTGGTAATCGGTAATGTTTGAATTTGAGGAGGATTTACTAATCCCTTCTTCCTTATTACGTATGGTTTTGCCTGGCTGAATGCTCGTTTCCGCTGGTGTTTCGTTGCTAGAAACCGAGGGTGCCGCTGACTCCTTGGGTTGGGCCAATGCATTCTCGCTCTCCTCCTCGCCAGAAACCGGCGTAGCCGCTGGCTCCCGAACTTGCAGTTTGCCTGCTGCTAATGCATTCTGGTCCGTTTTCGCGCTTTTTGAAACAGGGTTTTTAGTAAAAAAATAAATTGCCAGACCAGCGGGAATCAGCAATGCCAGCAAACCCAATGGCCACCATTTTCTAAACCAGCCGCCCGCTACTTTGCCGTCGTGCGCGTCCAACCGTTTTTTTAATTTATTCCAATCCTCCGGGTCAAATTGTGGATCAAGCTCTTCTGATGACTTTCTGAAGAGCTTATCCAGTTCGTCATCTGGTAACTCTATCATAATCGCCAATATTTATTTTGGATAACATTTCTCTTAATTTTTCTCTTGCACGCGACAAATTCGACTTTGACGCCCCTACCGAAATATTCAGCTGGTCTGCAATCTCTTCGTGTGTATAGCCGTCTATGACCGACAAACTAAATACAAGTCTGTAAGAAGGGGTCAGTTTTTGGATCAGCTCCAACAGTTCTTCGTGTGCGAGCTTGCTGATAACTGTTTCATCAACGGTCACATTGTCCGCAACTTCCACATCATCAAAAATGTCGCGGCGTACTTCCTGTCTGTAATGATCGAGGGCTGTGTTAATCATAATTCTGCTCAACCAGGTTTTAAATGAACGGCTGGAATCGAAAGTATCCAGCTTTGTAAAAACCTTATAAAATCCATCGTTGAGTATCTCTTTCGCCTCTTCCCTGCTGCGTGTGTAACGTAAACAAATGCTCATAGCATAGCCGTAAAACTGTTTGTACAACAGCTCCTGACTGCGGCGGTTTTTCTGTAAACAGCCGTCGAGTAGTTCAATAAGAACTGCGGAGGTATACTCGGGCATGCTATTTGTTCTTTTATCACTATTACGAGAAACCCAAAGCCAGGGTTGCTTACAAGGTTGCAATTTTTTAGTGATTTTTTATAACTATTTGATAATGTTTTAATTAAGTCACGATTTGCCGGGAGATTTTATCCTTCTTTGTGTAAAAACTGTGGATTTTCTTTCCAAATTGATAGGCATAGCTTGATTACTTAACGTTATTTTCCTGACCATCCAGGAGCATTGGCATGACTGAAAGACACCCCCATCTTAACATTATTGAGTCCCGTTTCCTTGAATTGGACGCTTTACGCGGACTTGCAGCCGTCATGGTTGTTCTATTTCACTATACAATTAATTCGAACGGCGCTCTGCTTGGATGGGAGTTCAGGTATGGTGTTACTGGTGTGGATATTTTCTTCATGATCAGCGGTTTTGTGATTTTCCTCACCATTTCCCGGGTAAAGCAATGGCCGGACTTTTTGGTTTCGCGATTTGCAAGGCTGTATCCGGCGTTCTGGTGCTGCTTGTTTTTGACAACAATCGTTACCATGTTTTTTGAACCGGAATTGGTCAGCTCGCAAAGATTCCTCGCGAATATGACCATGATGTCCATATTTTTTGATCAGGAAAACATGGATCAGGCATATTGGACATTGCTGGTTGAGCTCATTTTCTATTTTTGGATCCTGGCGTTGCTGGTTGTTGGAAAAATAAAAAGCATTGTAAGCGTCGGCGTGGCATTTACAGTTCTTATTGTTCTTTTTTATGCATTCTCATCGCATTATCCAGGTTTTCACGAGCTCGCTACAAGGAAGATCGAACTGCTGAATCACTTTCCGCTTTTTTTCTCCGGGATTCTTTTTTACCTCATCCGGAATGGAAGTCATGTGCGCAGAAACTCTGTGCTGATCGTTTTGAGCCTTTTGGCTGCCTGTTTTTTGCATTCCCAGGGTGGCAGGTCCCAATATCACGTAACGCCTGTAGAACATTATGCGATCCTAACCATTTTTCACATCGTTTTTGCGTTAGGGATATTTGGCAAGCTTGGATTCCTGAACAAAGCCCCTCTGCTGTTTCTTGGCAAAATATCCTACTGCCTGTATCTGATCCATCAATACATTGGCCTGCGCCTGTTATGGATATTAACCGATCTCTGGCAGATAAATATTTATCCTGCATTGCTGATTACAATTTTGACCGTTGTTTTCATCGCCTATCTGGTTAATAAATTTGTAGAGATCCCGGCCAATCTTTTAATCCGCAACTGGTACAAACACCGAACTCAGAAAGGCTCCCATGCGGGCTCCCGCGAAATTGCCATGCAATAGTTTCCGTATCTTACTTACTTTTGCAGCCTAACCACGCATATTTGAATATAATTTTCAAATAATGTGTTCCCTATGCACTATACTGATTTTTAATGGCCAAAAGTGATACTACTCCTGAACAGCCGTCGCCATTTGCGGTGCGGAAAATAAGCTGGCAAGGGCTTAAAACAACAGTTGATCTGCTCAAATATCTTCGGCCCTACCGGATTACATTCTTTATTGGCCTGATATTCCTTGCGCTTTCCACAGCCACGTCGCTGGCATTCCCCAAGCTTGTCGGCAGCATTATTGAAGTCATCGAGGGCAAATCGCCTTATACAATCAACCAGATTACGCTTTTCCTGTTTTTTGTGCTGATATGCCAGGCGGTGTTTTCCTATTTCCGGGTTTATCTGTTTACCAAAGTCAGTGAACTTGCGATGACCAATATCCGGTCAGATGTTTTTACCAAAATCATTACATTACCCATTGCTTTTCTGGAACAGCGTCGCGTGGGAGAACTTACTAGCCGCATAACGTCTGACGTTTCTCAGCTGCAAGGATTGCTTTCTTTCACATTAGCAGAGGTTTTCAGACAGGTTGCTACATTAATTGTCGGGGTTTCCATTCTGTTTTACACTTCCTGGAAACTGACGCTTTTCATGCTGGCCACATTTCCTGTTCTGGTGATTGCTTCTGTGTTTTTCGGTCGGCATCAGCGCAGACTTTCCAAAAAAGTGCAGGACGAGCTGGCCGCGGCCAACGTGGTTGTGGAGGAAACATTGCAGTCTGTGAATGTGGTTAAAGCATTCACCAATGAGCCGCTGGAAGTGAACCGTTACCAGCAAATTCTTAAAAAAGTGGTGGATCTCTCGCTGTATGCGGCTGCGTTCCGGGGCGGATTCGTATCATTTGTGATCTTTGCGCTTTTCGGTGGGATCGTCGGCGTGATCTGGTATGGCGCGGGATTGGTTCAGGCGGGTGAATTCGGGCTTTCTGATCTGTTTACATTTATCCTATACACCACATTCATAGGCGCATCCATCAGTGGAATGGGCGATTTGTATGCACAGATCAACCGCGTGATCGGCGCTTCGGAGCGGATTTTCGAGATATTGGAAGAAGAACCCGAACTAAACCTGGAAACAGCCAGAAATGCTTCGGCCAGTCCGATCGAGGGAAGCATTTCATATCAGGACGTGCATTTCTCCTACCCGTCGCGCGCTGACTTGCCTGTTCTAAAAGGTATATCATTTCAAATTCAGGCAGGAGAAAAAATTGCCCTGGTGGGTTACAGCGGCGCGGGAAAATCGACAATCATTCAGTTGCTCATGCGCTTTTACGATTATCAAACTGGCAATATTCTCGTTGACGGCAAGCCACTTCATGAATACGGCCTTACCGAATTACGGAAGAACATTGCCATTGTGCCGCAGGAAGTAATGCTTTTCGGCGGAACGATCTATGAAAACATTGCTTACGGTAAACCCAATGCCACCCGCGAAGAGATTCACGATGCCGCAAGACGCGCGCACGCCAGAGAATTCATTGATACATTCCCTGAAAAATTCGACACAGTCGTCGGCGAACGCGGCATTAAGCTTTCGGGCGGTCAGCGTCAGCGCATTGCTATCGCCCGTGCCATTTTGAAAGATCCAAAAATCCTGATTCTCGACGAAGCAACCAGTTCGCTCGACGCAGAATCTGAAAAGCTGGTGCAGATTGCATTGGATGAATTGATGAAAAACCGCACTACGATTGTCATAGCGCACCGTTTGGCGACAATTCGGAAAGTGGATATGATCTATGTGATCCGCGAAGGACGCATTGCAGAATCAGGCACGCATCAGCAATTAACGGTTATGGACAATGGTTTGTACGCAAATCTGATCAAATTGCAGTTTGAAACCGCAGAAAGCAATTGATGGAAACAAGCAGTAAAACCCACAGATCACCAAAGGAATTTTTTGAAACTGAAAAAAACAAAGCAGGCATCGCGGAAGCAGCCGCATTGCAGCATTTCAATCAGCTAGCCATTGCCCGGTTGCTCGTATTTTTTGCGATGATCTTCTTCCTATGGCTTTGGAACAATCAAAATCAGCCCGTTTGGGGATTGGTCGCATTTGGATTACTCGTCATTTTCCTGATTTCCATGCGGCGCCAGCAAGCCGCCCGCAAGCTCCGCGACTTTCAGCGAAACCTGGGCATTATTAATACGGATGAGCTTAACAGGCTTTCATTTCGCTTCACCAGGGACGATTCCGGCTTGCAGTTCCAGGAAAAGGACCATGCATATGGAAGCGACCTGGACATATTTGGCGATTATTCTCTTTACAAACTCCTGAACCGGACACGCACGGCGGAAGGCGCTCGCAGGCTTGCAAACTGGCTCAAAAACCACGCGGATGTGAAGGAGGTAAAGCTTCGGCAAGAGGCGGCGACTGCATTCAGCCAGCATCCGGAATTGATCCAGTCTTTGGAAGCTACAGCATTGTTGCATGAGCATGCCGCTCAGCAACTGGGCGATTTCAGAAAATGGTCCACCGAATTCATGGACAAAGACCTGGCACGCCTGCTCCCTTTTCGGTGGTTTAGTGTTGTTACGGTCGCTGTTGCTATACTTTTTTTATTTTCCATCCTGCCCGCCTGGCCCTTGTTGCTTTGCATTGCTGTTAATGCGGTGTTGATCGCACGTTTCAAAGCGTACATTGAGTCCGTTACCAACCGGACGGCAGCGCTGGGCAAAACATTGGTTTCGTATGGCGAGATCCTGGAAGTTGCGCAAGCCTTTCCGTATCAGGCGCCCTGGTGGCTGGATCGCAAGGCACGCATTGAAGGTTCCGGCCATGCACTGAAACAAGTGGGTGCACTTTTTGAAAGACTGGACTACCGGAATAATATCTTTTTCTCGCTGTTTGTAGGCATTCCCACGCTTTGGGACATATTTTGCCTCGCCGGGCTCGAAACCTGGAAACATAATTACCACAACCAGCTCGCAGATTGGCTTGAAGTGCTCGCCGACGCAGAAGCAATGAACAGCCTGGGCGGTCACGCATTTGCCAATCCTGAATATATCGCCCCGGATGTTATCGATTCTCCTGACTTTCAAATCGATACCATTGCAATGGGTCATCCGCTCATTCCACTGGATCGCAGGATCAGCAACGATTTCAGCGTGGCGGGAACAGGACATACGATCTTGGTAACCGGCTCTAATATGTCGGGTAAAAGCACATTTCTCCGGACGATCGGGCTGAATTTTGTATTAGCTCAAATCGGTGCGGTGGTCAGTGCAAAGACATTTAAATGTACGCCTGTTCGTGTTTTTAGCAGCATGCGCACACAGGATTCGCTTGAAGAAAGCACTTCGTCGTTCTATGCGGAATTAAAAAGATTGCGAAAACTGCTGGAACTGGCAGATGAGAACGATTCTGCCCCTGTTTTTTATTTACTGGATGAAATCCTGAAAGGCACCAACTCCTCCGACCGCCACCGTGGCGCAGAAGCATTGATCCGACAATTGCACACCAAGAAAGCGTCAGGCCTTGTTTCCACGCACGATCTCGAACTGGGAGAATGGGGAGCCACAGAAAATTATGTACACAATTTCCATTTCAGGTCCGATGTGGAAAACGGCGAACTACTGTTCGATTACAGGCTTCATGATGGGATTTGCAAGAGTTTCAATGCGTCGGAACTGATGCGTATGATGGGCATCGATATTGGCAAATAATGTTTTGCCGGGATTTGCGTAACTTTACGTGGTACAATTACGTTTCTTAGTTCTGATAGTGGATTAAGGATTTATAATTAGATTTAGTACTTAATTAATAACAAATAACGATCACTGAAACCTGAATGGAAGTATTAATAATGGCAGGACAGCTCATTCTGGGCTTATCAATTTTGGTAGGGTTGCATGAATGGGGGCATATGTTTGCTGCAAAAATGTTTGGGATGCGAGTTGAAAAATACTTCATCGGTTTTCCCCCGAAGATATTCAGCTTTCAAAAAGGAGAAACAGAGTATGGCATCGGCGCGATCCCGTTGGGAGGTTTCGTCAAAATATCCGGTATGATCGACGAGTCCATGGATACGGAGGCAATGAGTAAAGAGCCTCAACCCTGGGAATTCCGCTCGAAACCAGCCTGGCAACGCTTAATCGTCATGTTGGGAGGCATTATCGTCAATGTGATCGTAGGGATTTTCATATTCATCGTTATCGCTTATAATGATGGCGATAAATATCTTTCGAGCACAGAGGTAAATAAATATGGCATTGTGGCCGGTGATCTTGCGAAAGAAATCGGTCTTCAGACCGGTGATAAAATCGTAAGGGTTAACGGCAAGCCATTTACTAATTTTGACGAGCTGGGAAGTTCCGAAGTTTTGCTTGGGAGCAACAGTTCGTACACGGTTAACCGCGCAGGCAAAGAAGTTGAGATTGATATTCCAAACAATTTTATCGAGAAACTATCTGATCCTGAGGAGAAGAGAGGATTTATCCGTCCTTTGGAACCGTTTAAGATCGGCGAGGTTGTTCCGGCATCACCCGCTCAAAAAGCAGGCTTAACCACTGGCGATAAGGTTATTTCTATCAACGGCCAGCCAATTCAATTCTTCCATGAATTACAAGCACAGCTGCAAACGCTAAAAGGCAAAAAAGCAGAACTGATCGTGCAACGCGGAGCAGGGCAGAAAACATTGAATGCCACAGTAGATGAAGACGGAACCTTGGGTTTTTATCCTGAAAGTCTGCTGAATTATACGGCTATTGAATATACATTGCCGCAAGCGATTTCCGCCGGAACAGGCGATGCATTTGCCGTTGTTTATAATAATATCAAAGGTTTTGGTAAAATATTCAGAGGTGAAGTTTCGGCTTCCAAAGCATTAAGCGGACCTATCGGCATTGCCCGTATGTTCGGCGGCGTTTGGGATTGGAGCCGCTTTTGGTATCTGACTGGCCTGCTTTCCATGGTGCTTGCATTCATGAACGCATTGCCAATTCCCGCTCTGGATGGTGGCCACGCGGTGATCCTTTCTTATGAGATCATTTCAGGACGCAAGCCATCCGATCGTTTTCTGGAAAACGCACAAAAAGTCGGCATGGTGCTGTTACTTGGCCTGATGGCTTTTGCAATATTCAATGATGTTTGGAAAGCAGTATTTTAATACATTCGTTAAAGGAAATAAGGAAAGGACAAAGAGCTTAATCCTCTTTCCTTTCCTTATTTTTTTCGTTTTAACCCTGTCATCTTCCGTGCACGATTACCATGTAAGCGTGACGCAGATGCAATATAATGCTGCGCTCAAAACATTCGAAGTGAGTATACGTATGTTCACCGACGATTTGGAACGTGCGTTGTCACAAGGAAATGACAAGCAGCGCGTTGTTATAAAGAACGATGACAAAAATGATCCATTGGTTGAGCGATATGTTTTGAAATCGTTTGTTTTGGCGGATAGTCAGAAAAAGCCCGTTGCTATCAAATACGTGGGTAAGGAGCAGGAGGAGGATGCGACGTGGGTATATTTAGAAATTCCATTTTCGGGTCCTCTGAATGGTTGTAAGTTGCAAAACAGCACACTGATGGAAGTTTTTGATGATCAGGTCAACATGACGAACATTAAAAACGCCTCTGAAAAACGAACATTCTTGTTTAAAAAGGGACAAACTGTACACATTCTTTAGCCAAAATTCGGTTAATAAAAAGCCTGACACAACCGTTGGTGGCATGGCTATTTTGTTTTATTATTCCCTTTCTTTTGAAAGTCATTATTTATATATTGGGAAAAGAATATCTGTCAATTTGACAGAACGCCTATGAAATTTGAACCTTCTGACTTATATAGTCGGCTGCTCATGTCCGATTCGGATATGGATAGCCTTGAAATTGTCCCTCTTGGTGGCCCTGATGGCTCCGACGAGCCTTTTGAACTCCCTGAAGAACTTGCGATACTGCCAATCAGGCAAACAGTGCTTTTCCCCGGAATGGTAATACCCGTAACCGTTGTGCGTCAGAAAGCCATTCGGTTAGTTAAAAAGATATACAGGAATTCGGATATCAATCAACGCATATTAGGTGCTGTTACTCAGGCGATTCCGAACAAGGAAGACCCTACCGCTGAGGATCTTTATAATGTTGGAACGGTTGCCCAGATACTGAAAATGATCACATTACCGGATGGAAATGTGACCATTATCGTGCAGGGAAGGCAGCGTTTTGAGATCAAAACTATTTTGCACGAAGAGCCTTATCTGACTGCTTTGGTAAAAGCCATCGATGATTCGTTTGTTGGCCCTACGAAGAAAGAATCGAAAGCTCTTTTGCAATCATTACGCGACGGCGCGCACAAGATCATGCGCCTTAATCCCGAAATTCCTCAGGAAGCGCGGATTGCGTTGGATAACATTGAAAGCCCCATTTTTCTGATCCATTTCCTTTCTTCAAATATTAATGTGGAGGTTGCCGACAAGCAAAAACTGCTGGAAGAAAGAAACGGTCACAGGCAAGCGACGCTTCTGCTGCAATACATGATGCGGGAGATCGAAATGCTGGAATTAAAGAGGGAAATTCAAACCAAAGCGAGCTCTGACATTGATCAGCAGCAACGCGATTATTTCCTCAGACAACAAATAAAAGTCCTGCACGACGAGCTCGGAATGGACAGCCCGGAACGTGATTTGGACGAAATCCGCCTGAAAGCAAGCCAGAAAAAATGGTCGGATACCGTGCGGGGGCATTTTGAAAAAGAACTGACCAAGTTGCAACGCATTAATCCGATGGCACCTGAATATCCGGTGACCATGAATTACCTTGAAATGCTTGTGGATCTGCCCTGGGGGCAATATACCAAAGACAATTTTGACCTGGTCCGTGCGCAAAAAGTGCTGGACGCCGATCATTTCGGTCTGGAAAAAGTAAAGGAGCGGATCATTGAATATCTGGCTGTTTTGAAGCTGAAAGGCAATTTGAAAGCACCGATCCTTTGCCTGTATGGCCCTCCGGGAGTTGGTAAAACTTCATTGGGAAGGTCTATTGCCAAAGCATTAAACCGCGAATACATCAGAATGGCGCTCGGTGGCGTGCATGATGAAGCGGAAATCCGGGGTCACAGAAAGACATATATCGGCGCGATGCCGGGGAAAATCATTCAGAACATTAAAAAAGCGGGTTTTGCAAATCCTGTCTTTATTCTGGATGAAATTGATAAAGTAAGCTCCGACTACCGCGGCGATCCTTCGTCCGCATTGCTGGAAGTGCTTGATCCTGAGCAAAACTCTTCATTTACAGACAATTACCTGGAAGTTGAGTACGATCTCTCCAAGGTTCTGTTTGTAGCAACAGCCAATGCACTCGACACCATCCACCCCGCCCTGCGCGACCGGATGGAGATCATTGAAATGACGGGTTATACGATCGAAGAGAAATTGCAGATCGCAAAACGTTATCTCGTTCCAAAGCAACGCAAAGACCACGGCCTCAAATCGACCGACATCAAAATCGACGATGCGGCGTTAACGAAGATCATTGAAGGATATACAAGAGAATCCGGCGTTCGGAATTTGGAGCAAAAGATAGGATCGGTTGTCCGCAAAATTGCGAAATCGGTTGCGATGGAGCAGGATTATCCAAAAACCATTAAGGCAGAGCAAATCGAAAAATATCTGGGAGCAGAGATTTTTGACAAAGATCTGTATCAGGATAATGATTTTGCAGGCGTGGTCACTGGTTTGGCCTGGACTTCGGTGGGCGGTGAAATTCTTTTTATCGAAACCAGCCTAAGCCGAGGAAAAGGAAACCTTACATTATCCGGGCAACTTGGTGATGTAATGAAAGAATCTGCAGTGGCGGCATTGTCTTATCTGAAAGCGAATGCAGACCGCCTGGGCATCGATTACAGGATCTTTAACCATTATGACCTTCACGTACATGTGCCTGCCGGCGCGGTGCCAAAAGACGGCCCTTCTGCCGGTGTGACGATGGTTACTTCTATGGCTTCCATCTTTACGCAGCGCCGGGTAAAACCGTTCATTGCGATGACGGGTGAGATCACGTTAAGAGGCAAAGTTTTGCCAGTGGGCGGTGTGAAGGAGAAAATCCTGGCTGCACGTCGGGCGGGTGTGAAGGAAATTATTCTTTGCGTGAAAAACCGCAAGGATGTGGAAGAAGTACCAGCCAATTATATCAAGGATCTGTCGTTCCATTATGTGGATCAGATTGACGAAGTGCTGGAATATGCATTGCTGCCTGAAAAGGTAAAAAATGCAACGAAATTTATATTTCCAGAAGAGAAAAAAGAAAAAGAAGAAAGCGGATATGTGACTTTGGACGTCTGATTAACGTTTTTAAATAAATAATAAATTTAGATTGCAAAAAAGGCGCCCTCAGGCGTCTTTTTTGCTTAAGGGTTTGTAATTCAAAAACACGTCCAGATATTAACAACTATTCATTACTAAAATGTCCCTACCGCAGCTTTCGCCAGAATTATTGGATCAGCGTCCAGATCTTTTGTCTAACCATAGAAACCTCCTTGCGCTGCCTGAGAAAATCATACAGTTTGGCACCGGTGTGCTGTTACGCGGCTTACCCGATTATTTTGTAAACAAAGCCAATCAGCAGGGAATATTCAATGGCAGGATCGTAGTTGTAAAATCCACGAACAGCGGCGGGACGGATGCTTTTGCATCACAACAAAACATTTTTTCGCACAGCATACGCGGGATCGAGGATGGAAACCAGGTGGATAAGCTGGTGATTAACAGTGCGATCAGCAGGACCATATCGGCAAACAGTAATTGGGCGGAAATTTTGCAATGTGCGCATAATGCGGATTTACGAATTGTGATTTCAAACACTACGGAAGTCGGCATTCAACTAACCGAGGATGATATTTTCGCGAGTCCGCCTACTTCCTATCCCGGGAAACTGACGGCTTATCTGTTTGAGCGTTTCAAAACATTTGGTGGAAGTGCCGAGTCGGGCCTGGTGATCGTCCCCACGGAACTGATCGTGAATAGCGGCCAGAAGCTCCGGGACATTGTTTTTGAACAAGCCAAACGCCATAATCTTGATGAAACATTTATACAGTGGCTGGAAGCGCATAACCACTTCTGCA
Coding sequences:
- a CDS encoding RNA polymerase sigma factor, which translates into the protein MPEYTSAVLIELLDGCLQKNRRSQELLYKQFYGYAMSICLRYTRSREEAKEILNDGFYKVFTKLDTFDSSRSFKTWLSRIMINTALDHYRQEVRRDIFDDVEVADNVTVDETVISKLAHEELLELIQKLTPSYRLVFSLSVIDGYTHEEIADQLNISVGASKSNLSRAREKLREMLSKINIGDYDRVTR
- a CDS encoding acyltransferase family protein, which encodes MTERHPHLNIIESRFLELDALRGLAAVMVVLFHYTINSNGALLGWEFRYGVTGVDIFFMISGFVIFLTISRVKQWPDFLVSRFARLYPAFWCCLFLTTIVTMFFEPELVSSQRFLANMTMMSIFFDQENMDQAYWTLLVELIFYFWILALLVVGKIKSIVSVGVAFTVLIVLFYAFSSHYPGFHELATRKIELLNHFPLFFSGILFYLIRNGSHVRRNSVLIVLSLLAACFLHSQGGRSQYHVTPVEHYAILTIFHIVFALGIFGKLGFLNKAPLLFLGKISYCLYLIHQYIGLRLLWILTDLWQINIYPALLITILTVVFIAYLVNKFVEIPANLLIRNWYKHRTQKGSHAGSREIAMQ
- a CDS encoding ABC transporter ATP-binding protein, giving the protein MAKSDTTPEQPSPFAVRKISWQGLKTTVDLLKYLRPYRITFFIGLIFLALSTATSLAFPKLVGSIIEVIEGKSPYTINQITLFLFFVLICQAVFSYFRVYLFTKVSELAMTNIRSDVFTKIITLPIAFLEQRRVGELTSRITSDVSQLQGLLSFTLAEVFRQVATLIVGVSILFYTSWKLTLFMLATFPVLVIASVFFGRHQRRLSKKVQDELAAANVVVEETLQSVNVVKAFTNEPLEVNRYQQILKKVVDLSLYAAAFRGGFVSFVIFALFGGIVGVIWYGAGLVQAGEFGLSDLFTFILYTTFIGASISGMGDLYAQINRVIGASERIFEILEEEPELNLETARNASASPIEGSISYQDVHFSYPSRADLPVLKGISFQIQAGEKIALVGYSGAGKSTIIQLLMRFYDYQTGNILVDGKPLHEYGLTELRKNIAIVPQEVMLFGGTIYENIAYGKPNATREEIHDAARRAHAREFIDTFPEKFDTVVGERGIKLSGGQRQRIAIARAILKDPKILILDEATSSLDAESEKLVQIALDELMKNRTTIVIAHRLATIRKVDMIYVIREGRIAESGTHQQLTVMDNGLYANLIKLQFETAESN
- a CDS encoding MutS-related protein → METSSKTHRSPKEFFETEKNKAGIAEAAALQHFNQLAIARLLVFFAMIFFLWLWNNQNQPVWGLVAFGLLVIFLISMRRQQAARKLRDFQRNLGIINTDELNRLSFRFTRDDSGLQFQEKDHAYGSDLDIFGDYSLYKLLNRTRTAEGARRLANWLKNHADVKEVKLRQEAATAFSQHPELIQSLEATALLHEHAAQQLGDFRKWSTEFMDKDLARLLPFRWFSVVTVAVAILFLFSILPAWPLLLCIAVNAVLIARFKAYIESVTNRTAALGKTLVSYGEILEVAQAFPYQAPWWLDRKARIEGSGHALKQVGALFERLDYRNNIFFSLFVGIPTLWDIFCLAGLETWKHNYHNQLADWLEVLADAEAMNSLGGHAFANPEYIAPDVIDSPDFQIDTIAMGHPLIPLDRRISNDFSVAGTGHTILVTGSNMSGKSTFLRTIGLNFVLAQIGAVVSAKTFKCTPVRVFSSMRTQDSLEESTSSFYAELKRLRKLLELADENDSAPVFYLLDEILKGTNSSDRHRGAEALIRQLHTKKASGLVSTHDLELGEWGATENYVHNFHFRSDVENGELLFDYRLHDGICKSFNASELMRMMGIDIGK
- the rseP gene encoding RIP metalloprotease RseP yields the protein MEVLIMAGQLILGLSILVGLHEWGHMFAAKMFGMRVEKYFIGFPPKIFSFQKGETEYGIGAIPLGGFVKISGMIDESMDTEAMSKEPQPWEFRSKPAWQRLIVMLGGIIVNVIVGIFIFIVIAYNDGDKYLSSTEVNKYGIVAGDLAKEIGLQTGDKIVRVNGKPFTNFDELGSSEVLLGSNSSYTVNRAGKEVEIDIPNNFIEKLSDPEEKRGFIRPLEPFKIGEVVPASPAQKAGLTTGDKVISINGQPIQFFHELQAQLQTLKGKKAELIVQRGAGQKTLNATVDEDGTLGFYPESLLNYTAIEYTLPQAISAGTGDAFAVVYNNIKGFGKIFRGEVSASKALSGPIGIARMFGGVWDWSRFWYLTGLLSMVLAFMNALPIPALDGGHAVILSYEIISGRKPSDRFLENAQKVGMVLLLGLMAFAIFNDVWKAVF
- a CDS encoding DUF6702 family protein, with translation MHDYHVSVTQMQYNAALKTFEVSIRMFTDDLERALSQGNDKQRVVIKNDDKNDPLVERYVLKSFVLADSQKKPVAIKYVGKEQEEDATWVYLEIPFSGPLNGCKLQNSTLMEVFDDQVNMTNIKNASEKRTFLFKKGQTVHIL
- the lon gene encoding endopeptidase La, with translation MKFEPSDLYSRLLMSDSDMDSLEIVPLGGPDGSDEPFELPEELAILPIRQTVLFPGMVIPVTVVRQKAIRLVKKIYRNSDINQRILGAVTQAIPNKEDPTAEDLYNVGTVAQILKMITLPDGNVTIIVQGRQRFEIKTILHEEPYLTALVKAIDDSFVGPTKKESKALLQSLRDGAHKIMRLNPEIPQEARIALDNIESPIFLIHFLSSNINVEVADKQKLLEERNGHRQATLLLQYMMREIEMLELKREIQTKASSDIDQQQRDYFLRQQIKVLHDELGMDSPERDLDEIRLKASQKKWSDTVRGHFEKELTKLQRINPMAPEYPVTMNYLEMLVDLPWGQYTKDNFDLVRAQKVLDADHFGLEKVKERIIEYLAVLKLKGNLKAPILCLYGPPGVGKTSLGRSIAKALNREYIRMALGGVHDEAEIRGHRKTYIGAMPGKIIQNIKKAGFANPVFILDEIDKVSSDYRGDPSSALLEVLDPEQNSSFTDNYLEVEYDLSKVLFVATANALDTIHPALRDRMEIIEMTGYTIEEKLQIAKRYLVPKQRKDHGLKSTDIKIDDAALTKIIEGYTRESGVRNLEQKIGSVVRKIAKSVAMEQDYPKTIKAEQIEKYLGAEIFDKDLYQDNDFAGVVTGLAWTSVGGEILFIETSLSRGKGNLTLSGQLGDVMKESAVAALSYLKANADRLGIDYRIFNHYDLHVHVPAGAVPKDGPSAGVTMVTSMASIFTQRRVKPFIAMTGEITLRGKVLPVGGVKEKILAARRAGVKEIILCVKNRKDVEEVPANYIKDLSFHYVDQIDEVLEYALLPEKVKNATKFIFPEEKKEKEESGYVTLDV